One Streptomyces sp. NBC_00102 DNA segment encodes these proteins:
- a CDS encoding DUF6879 family protein produces the protein MVRQLRFTGTDSKVDGCPALHTDRNTGEIIVQGVPVTDPGDLAQLQHFGPGEAAVAVPRELLVNWGPKQTDAGKTVGRVRIADAPPTTEQRFLLDYARHNAAAGEDIRYLWRDDADRMALPAEDFWIFDSRMVALLHFDDQDNLLHFELITEPAEVVRYARVRDAAMHHAVPFDRFAAQVATTE, from the coding sequence ATGGTTCGACAGTTGCGCTTCACCGGGACGGACAGCAAGGTCGACGGTTGCCCGGCACTCCACACGGACAGGAACACCGGCGAGATCATCGTGCAGGGGGTTCCCGTCACCGACCCTGGTGATCTCGCACAGCTCCAGCACTTCGGGCCTGGCGAGGCGGCAGTGGCCGTACCGCGTGAGCTGCTGGTGAACTGGGGGCCGAAGCAGACCGATGCGGGCAAGACGGTCGGCCGTGTGCGTATCGCCGATGCTCCGCCCACTACCGAGCAGCGATTCCTGCTCGACTACGCCCGGCACAATGCCGCTGCGGGCGAGGACATTCGCTACCTGTGGCGGGACGATGCCGACCGGATGGCGCTGCCTGCCGAGGACTTCTGGATCTTCGACTCGCGCATGGTGGCTCTCCTTCACTTCGACGACCAGGACAACCTGCTCCACTTCGAGCTGATCACCGAGCCGGCGGAGGTCGTACGGTACGCCAGGGTGCGCGACGCGGCGATGCACCATGCCGTCCCGTTCGACCGGTTCGCCGCGCAGGTGGCCACGACCGAATAG
- a CDS encoding helix-turn-helix transcriptional regulator: MSTDYQQARTALGARLRELRFSCPGGRLTGQQLAQRLGWQGSKVSKLENGRQTATPEDLRAWADATDQPDTYAELVSRLAGFESHIRSWRRALANGFKPLHEGLSAEIERSSDMWIWEESVVPGMVQTPEYARHVIQRYAALLGGAGGVEDAVRSRAQRQEWLYRPGRTLHVLMWEAALRSLICPPSVLAAQLDRLVGVIGMDTVELGVVPFAASVKIVPANGFWVLDDRLVVAEDWHAEMWLDDADNVALYAKVWRTLRESAVYGADAHHVINAARRALRPR; the protein is encoded by the coding sequence GTGAGCACCGACTATCAGCAGGCACGGACAGCGCTGGGCGCACGCCTCCGCGAGCTGCGTTTCTCGTGCCCCGGTGGACGGCTCACCGGTCAGCAGCTGGCACAGCGGCTCGGCTGGCAAGGGTCCAAGGTCAGTAAGCTGGAGAACGGCAGGCAGACGGCGACACCCGAGGATCTTCGGGCGTGGGCCGACGCGACGGATCAGCCGGACACGTACGCCGAACTGGTCTCGCGGCTGGCCGGGTTCGAGTCCCATATCCGTTCGTGGCGAAGGGCCCTCGCGAACGGCTTCAAGCCGCTGCACGAGGGACTGAGCGCCGAGATCGAGCGCAGCTCGGACATGTGGATCTGGGAAGAGTCGGTCGTGCCCGGGATGGTGCAGACTCCCGAATACGCGCGTCATGTCATCCAACGCTATGCGGCCCTGCTGGGTGGGGCGGGAGGTGTTGAGGACGCCGTGCGCTCCAGGGCTCAGCGGCAGGAGTGGCTGTACCGGCCTGGTCGCACGTTGCATGTGCTGATGTGGGAAGCGGCGTTGCGGTCGCTGATCTGTCCGCCCTCCGTGTTGGCCGCCCAGCTCGACCGACTTGTCGGTGTGATCGGCATGGACACGGTCGAGCTGGGCGTCGTCCCGTTCGCGGCGTCCGTGAAGATCGTGCCCGCCAACGGTTTCTGGGTACTCGATGACCGGTTGGTCGTCGCGGAGGACTGGCACGCCGAGATGTGGTTGGACGACGCGGACAACGTCGCTCTGTACGCGAAGGTCTGGCGGACCTTGCGCGAGTCGGCGGTGTACGGGGCCGATGCCCACCATGTCATCAATGCGGCCAGGCGTGCTCTGCGACCACGGTGA
- a CDS encoding LCP family protein, translating to MAIAASVLILGTAGTGGWVYTHLSGNIDGADVDDSLGGDRPEAAAGGENILVIGSDSREGLGDSYGKNLTTMQSDTLMLLHTGGDGKWASVVSFPRDSWVQIPSCASGEGPASKPHHFKINEAYAIGGSTGDKVKAAACTIKTVEANTHVRIDHFLIADFRGFKGMVNALGGVEVCPKEAIHDTKAHLDLKAGCQLVRDDKALGYVRARYSIGDGTDIGRIGRQQEFMQSLAARAKSKLYNPTALYGFLDSATKSLTADQDFAGIKPLYSLASRLKGIPADRISFLTVPNYPRERDIPTDKANVTWQQPAAHDLFTAMNDDRETTTDALKKSVAELPAPAGTVRVTVLNGTGTRGKAMEVAESLQALGFQIAATGNAPAHVGKTTLTYTPDQADGARALAGRLPGLTPAPAAPDAPAGITLTIGPDLPALTG from the coding sequence ATCGCGATTGCCGCGTCCGTCCTCATCCTGGGCACGGCCGGCACCGGCGGCTGGGTGTACACCCACCTCAGCGGCAACATCGATGGCGCCGACGTGGACGACTCCCTGGGCGGCGACCGGCCCGAGGCGGCGGCCGGGGGCGAGAACATCCTCGTCATCGGCTCGGACAGCAGGGAAGGGCTCGGCGATTCCTACGGCAAGAACCTCACCACCATGCAGTCCGACACCCTGATGCTGCTGCACACCGGAGGGGACGGGAAGTGGGCCTCGGTCGTCTCCTTCCCCCGTGACTCCTGGGTGCAGATCCCGTCCTGCGCGAGCGGCGAGGGCCCCGCCTCCAAGCCCCACCACTTCAAGATCAACGAGGCGTACGCCATCGGCGGCTCCACCGGCGACAAGGTCAAGGCCGCCGCCTGCACCATCAAGACCGTCGAAGCCAACACCCACGTGCGCATCGACCACTTCCTGATCGCCGACTTCCGCGGCTTCAAGGGAATGGTCAACGCGCTGGGCGGTGTGGAGGTCTGTCCGAAGGAGGCCATCCACGACACCAAGGCCCACCTCGACCTGAAGGCCGGCTGCCAGCTCGTCCGGGACGACAAGGCCCTCGGTTACGTACGCGCCCGCTACAGCATCGGCGACGGCACCGACATAGGCCGCATCGGCCGGCAGCAGGAGTTCATGCAGTCGCTGGCCGCCCGCGCCAAGTCCAAGCTGTACAACCCCACCGCGCTCTACGGCTTCCTCGACTCCGCCACCAAGTCGCTGACAGCCGACCAGGACTTCGCCGGCATCAAGCCCCTCTACAGCCTGGCCAGCAGGCTCAAGGGCATACCGGCCGACCGGATCTCCTTCCTGACCGTCCCCAACTACCCGCGCGAGCGCGACATACCGACGGACAAGGCGAACGTGACCTGGCAGCAGCCCGCCGCCCACGACCTGTTCACGGCCATGAACGACGACCGCGAGACGACCACGGACGCCCTCAAGAAGTCCGTCGCCGAACTTCCCGCACCGGCCGGCACGGTCCGCGTCACGGTCCTCAACGGCACCGGCACCCGGGGCAAGGCCATGGAGGTCGCCGAATCGCTCCAGGCACTCGGCTTCCAGATCGCCGCCACCGGCAATGCCCCCGCCCACGTCGGCAAGACCACCCTCACCTACACCCCGGACCAGGCCGACGGGGCCAGGGCCCTCGCGGGACGGCTTCCCGGCCTCACCCCGGCCCCCGCCGCACCGGACGCCCCTGCGGGCATCACCCTGACCATCGGCCCCGACCTCCCGGCCCTCACCGGCTGA
- a CDS encoding tetratricopeptide repeat protein, whose amino-acid sequence MPATRTVSVDCHAFKRYPYVGCNDLMSQLFPEVGRDRPDLVREFVRSLVTVAPDTRAGVLELHPDLVDILGEPGTIPFGPGQREEGLYPLGRTTWLSHGVVSLILRWRSELADAPVLTLSFTDVAMADPLQAEFLEILARRADPNVLRVVRDDEDGLEESGPRQSAVRLSPEGHRLRAAELMAQGRRSLDLSAVLHHLERSDASSEVIFEAFSGAAEHYLAMGFYEASLHTARIAARYAPAEDPVAMRTVCSVTVHSLMRLGRLDEAEEFCAAQLAAVSDPITAMSCSYARGIIHARLRPRNQRDLVKAEQFLECALEYVDSAPQGPSEIGNRIFLDKNFRALLAVRAGRTDEALRLGLEGLDDIQRLCPDRRQAESPVFYQNVAKVYIALKRPDLAVACYTEAIALEPFSAGIHAERGDAHRAAGDHHAALADYRLALRAGPPSPEMHFNAGLGSATVGDVEQALREYGHALELDAAFVPARLNRAGLHYRAGRLDEAARDVRAGLRAQPRHPDLLCLRGLMKLASGDPEAAFADFSEVLTHHPSHPVALKNRSSALWAMGNLTDALHDADRFLAVRADDAAGYLNRGYLHQCSGSWREALADYQKAARYGDVDRVQLTQRRSACISGLVDEYSRG is encoded by the coding sequence TTGCCCGCCACCCGAACGGTCAGTGTCGACTGTCATGCCTTCAAGCGCTATCCGTACGTGGGTTGTAACGACCTGATGAGCCAACTGTTTCCCGAGGTCGGCCGGGATCGTCCCGACCTCGTACGGGAGTTTGTCCGCAGCCTGGTGACCGTGGCGCCGGACACCCGCGCGGGCGTGCTGGAGCTCCACCCCGATCTGGTCGACATCCTGGGGGAGCCGGGCACGATCCCGTTCGGCCCGGGGCAGCGGGAAGAAGGGCTGTATCCCCTCGGCCGCACCACATGGCTGTCGCACGGAGTGGTCAGCCTGATTCTGCGCTGGCGGTCCGAGCTGGCCGATGCCCCGGTGCTGACGCTGTCCTTCACCGACGTGGCGATGGCGGATCCCCTGCAAGCGGAGTTCCTGGAGATCCTGGCGCGGCGAGCGGATCCGAACGTCCTTCGCGTCGTACGGGACGACGAAGACGGTCTTGAGGAATCCGGCCCTCGGCAGAGCGCGGTGCGGCTGTCGCCGGAGGGACACCGTCTTCGCGCCGCGGAGTTGATGGCCCAGGGCCGCCGCTCACTTGATCTCAGTGCGGTTCTTCACCACTTGGAGCGCAGCGACGCATCCTCCGAGGTGATATTCGAGGCATTCAGTGGCGCGGCCGAGCACTATCTGGCGATGGGATTCTACGAAGCGTCGCTGCACACCGCACGCATTGCCGCCCGGTACGCTCCGGCCGAAGATCCTGTCGCGATGCGCACGGTGTGTTCGGTGACCGTCCACTCGCTGATGCGGCTCGGACGTCTCGATGAAGCGGAGGAGTTCTGTGCCGCTCAACTGGCCGCTGTTTCAGACCCGATCACGGCGATGTCCTGCAGTTACGCACGAGGGATCATCCATGCCCGGCTGCGACCCCGGAATCAGCGGGATCTGGTGAAGGCCGAGCAATTCCTGGAATGCGCCCTGGAGTACGTGGACAGTGCGCCCCAGGGGCCCAGCGAGATCGGAAACCGCATCTTCCTGGACAAGAATTTCAGGGCGTTGCTGGCGGTGCGCGCCGGGCGTACGGATGAGGCGCTGCGGCTGGGCCTGGAGGGACTGGACGATATTCAGCGTCTGTGTCCTGATCGCCGTCAGGCCGAGAGCCCCGTTTTCTACCAGAACGTAGCCAAGGTCTACATCGCGCTGAAGAGGCCTGACCTCGCCGTAGCGTGCTACACCGAGGCCATCGCCCTGGAGCCGTTCAGCGCGGGGATACACGCGGAGCGCGGCGATGCCCACCGTGCGGCCGGCGACCACCATGCCGCCCTGGCGGACTATCGCCTGGCCCTGCGGGCCGGTCCGCCCAGCCCGGAGATGCACTTCAATGCCGGGCTCGGCTCCGCCACCGTGGGGGACGTGGAGCAGGCGCTTCGCGAATACGGCCACGCCTTGGAGCTGGATGCCGCGTTCGTCCCCGCCAGGCTGAACCGGGCGGGGCTGCACTATCGGGCCGGCCGGCTGGACGAGGCTGCACGAGATGTCCGGGCCGGTCTGCGCGCCCAGCCCCGCCACCCGGATCTGCTGTGTCTGCGGGGGCTGATGAAGCTGGCGTCGGGTGACCCGGAGGCAGCCTTCGCCGACTTCTCCGAGGTGCTCACGCACCATCCCTCGCACCCGGTCGCGTTGAAGAATCGCAGTAGTGCGCTGTGGGCGATGGGAAATCTGACCGACGCTCTCCACGACGCCGACCGGTTCCTGGCCGTACGGGCCGACGACGCCGCCGGGTACCTCAACCGGGGATATCTGCACCAGTGCAGCGGTTCGTGGCGCGAGGCACTCGCCGACTATCAGAAGGCGGCTCGCTACGGTGATGTCGATCGCGTCCAGCTGACCCAACGACGCTCGGCTTGTATAAGCGGCCTTGTCGATGAGTACTCCCGCGGGTAG
- a CDS encoding SGNH/GDSL hydrolase family protein has protein sequence MRKTAAAALVVLGLWVTAAAPAASPVVAPAALPVVVPASPVVAPAALPVVVPAAAPVETVFIGDSSTANFGIAPTRGPAECLRSAENYPVKVVERLASAGVRLDVRADVSCGGARIRDVWEAQSFSPSGAAGVAPQESAVGPDTGLVVGSLGGNTAGVASILKQCSQRLRGDEGLLMPADPVDASSPPSECAAFFGNGRAGQEWLAARMAAVRQDLGRMFDRIGAQAPNARVVLVGYPRLVPADTARCLAEVPGGSEKPFADIGQDALEFLDAGVQRPLDALMREAAEEAGATYVDLYASTGSTTGCDGARRGIGALLEGSEVRFGDRELPWYVHPNRTGRDLQAAGVAEAIEGLLGT, from the coding sequence GTGCGCAAGACCGCTGCCGCCGCGCTCGTCGTGCTCGGGCTGTGGGTGACGGCCGCCGCCCCGGCCGCATCGCCCGTCGTCGCCCCGGCCGCATTGCCCGTCGTCGTACCCGCATCGCCCGTCGTCGCCCCGGCCGCATTGCCCGTCGTCGTACCCGCCGCGGCTCCGGTGGAGACCGTGTTCATCGGCGACTCCTCCACGGCCAACTTCGGCATCGCACCCACCCGAGGCCCCGCCGAGTGTCTGCGGTCCGCGGAGAACTACCCGGTGAAGGTCGTCGAGCGGCTCGCTTCGGCCGGAGTCCGGCTCGACGTACGGGCGGACGTGTCCTGCGGCGGTGCCCGGATCCGGGACGTGTGGGAGGCGCAGAGCTTCTCGCCGTCCGGTGCCGCGGGCGTGGCGCCGCAGGAGTCCGCCGTGGGGCCGGACACCGGGCTGGTGGTCGGCAGCCTCGGCGGCAACACCGCCGGCGTCGCGAGCATCCTCAAGCAGTGCTCCCAACGGCTCAGGGGGGACGAGGGGTTGCTGATGCCGGCCGATCCGGTCGACGCGTCCTCGCCGCCCTCGGAGTGCGCCGCGTTCTTCGGGAACGGGCGCGCGGGGCAGGAGTGGCTCGCAGCGCGCATGGCGGCCGTCCGGCAGGACCTGGGCAGGATGTTCGACCGGATCGGGGCGCAGGCTCCCAACGCCCGTGTGGTGCTGGTCGGTTACCCGCGGCTCGTGCCTGCCGACACCGCGCGTTGCCTCGCGGAGGTTCCGGGCGGGTCGGAGAAGCCGTTCGCGGACATCGGGCAGGACGCCCTGGAGTTCCTGGATGCCGGAGTGCAGCGGCCCCTCGATGCCCTCATGAGGGAGGCGGCCGAGGAGGCGGGGGCGACCTACGTCGACCTCTACGCCTCGACCGGCTCCACCACCGGTTGCGACGGTGCCCGGCGCGGCATCGGCGCCCTTCTGGAGGGCTCCGAGGTGCGCTTCGGGGATCGTGAACTGCCCTGGTACGTCCACCCGAACCGCACCGGTCGCGACCTCCAGGCAGCGGGAGTCGCCGAGGCGATCGAGGGGCTGCTCGGCACGTAG
- a CDS encoding DUF6193 family natural product biosynthesis protein, producing the protein MTERLPVDAPAEASHPLHRYAALYPDVVRAGSLRNALQAAADRARCGLWCGLTSSPGWRYVAAEVRADGRTATALLVEAAERTFVVDCWAHGIRMASGGTHDLAEAAGAMRSWHRGAKVRELVARWAFLETWELAEAHERGEAVPARWRMMREHAESGQSRRRHGADWKDLVEAAFAQPRLRVLSPGSSVGGLTFSRRVTPPICVDLPRTWPLGEGRFKVRFADGRVYQVDSAAAAVSAILGGLPDDAVPRP; encoded by the coding sequence ATGACTGAGCGACTCCCCGTCGACGCACCGGCCGAAGCCTCCCACCCCCTGCACAGGTACGCGGCCCTCTATCCCGACGTGGTGAGGGCGGGGTCCCTGCGGAACGCGCTCCAGGCGGCGGCCGATCGGGCCCGCTGCGGGCTCTGGTGCGGGCTGACGTCGTCGCCGGGCTGGCGTTACGTGGCCGCGGAGGTGAGGGCCGACGGCCGTACAGCGACCGCCCTGCTCGTCGAGGCCGCCGAACGCACCTTCGTGGTCGACTGCTGGGCCCACGGCATCCGCATGGCGTCGGGCGGTACGCACGACTTGGCGGAGGCCGCCGGTGCGATGCGTTCCTGGCACCGAGGGGCCAAGGTGCGCGAACTCGTCGCACGGTGGGCCTTCTTGGAGACCTGGGAACTGGCCGAAGCCCATGAGCGGGGCGAGGCCGTGCCGGCCCGGTGGCGGATGATGCGCGAGCACGCCGAGAGCGGGCAGTCCAGGCGCAGGCACGGGGCCGACTGGAAGGACCTCGTCGAGGCCGCCTTCGCGCAGCCGCGGCTGCGCGTCCTGTCGCCGGGGTCGTCCGTGGGCGGGCTCACCTTCAGCCGTCGGGTCACGCCGCCCATCTGCGTGGACCTCCCGAGGACCTGGCCGCTCGGCGAGGGGCGCTTCAAGGTGAGGTTCGCCGACGGCCGGGTGTACCAGGTGGACAGTGCGGCGGCGGCCGTCTCGGCGATCCTGGGCGGCCTGCCCGACGACGCCGTCCCGCGTCCGTAG
- a CDS encoding SUKH-3 domain-containing protein translates to MHDPNQHPTGTANRFTPVVEKALRAAGWEPGRWIIRQAEEWADALRAHASPAGHEHAVFPAAVEAWAEFGNLDILAPGPGRQIAPVSVRIDPLSGLHLARTLGDLGRALATEISPLGHEGEGQAVLAMDSEGRVYSVDHTGDWFLGPDIERALNTLLTGVQPTRLTSG, encoded by the coding sequence ATGCACGATCCGAACCAGCACCCCACCGGCACGGCCAACCGCTTCACCCCTGTCGTGGAGAAGGCCCTGCGCGCCGCGGGCTGGGAGCCCGGCCGCTGGATCATCCGGCAGGCCGAGGAGTGGGCCGACGCGCTGCGCGCCCACGCCTCCCCGGCGGGCCACGAACACGCGGTGTTCCCGGCGGCGGTCGAAGCCTGGGCGGAGTTCGGCAACCTGGACATCCTCGCCCCCGGCCCCGGTCGGCAGATCGCCCCCGTCTCCGTACGGATCGACCCGCTCAGCGGCCTCCACCTCGCCCGCACCCTCGGCGACCTCGGCCGGGCCCTGGCCACCGAGATCAGCCCGCTGGGCCACGAGGGCGAGGGACAGGCGGTCCTCGCCATGGACAGCGAGGGACGCGTCTACAGCGTCGACCACACCGGCGACTGGTTCCTCGGCCCGGACATCGAGCGCGCCCTCAACACCCTCCTCACCGGCGTCCAGCCGACCCGGCTGACGTCGGGCTGA
- a CDS encoding YwqJ-related putative deaminase produces the protein MHDVQTVTSGDPRLSWSTTDSSRTPRLHHRRDGILPAVAAALSLRGETLTCTAGKGDQPPVLHHLVQDFLDTLPTSQRERFTGRCPEAILLSRQLTAAEGTRSKRAQRKPLTSGEARRALKHGRLTARHIREDGDPRHGSYAAPCRSCSVMLAHFGVRPVDLTANGAATAAEKG, from the coding sequence ATGCACGACGTACAGACAGTCACTTCCGGGGACCCGCGTCTCAGCTGGAGCACCACCGACTCCAGCCGCACCCCCAGGCTGCACCACCGCCGCGACGGCATCCTGCCGGCCGTGGCCGCCGCGCTGTCCCTGCGCGGGGAGACACTCACCTGCACCGCGGGCAAAGGGGACCAGCCACCCGTCCTGCACCACCTCGTGCAGGACTTCCTCGACACCCTGCCCACCAGCCAGCGCGAACGCTTCACGGGCCGCTGCCCCGAGGCGATACTCCTCTCCCGGCAGCTCACCGCGGCCGAGGGAACCCGCTCCAAGCGCGCCCAGCGCAAGCCCCTCACCAGCGGCGAGGCCCGGCGCGCGCTCAAGCACGGCCGGCTCACCGCCCGGCACATCCGCGAGGACGGCGACCCCCGGCACGGCAGCTACGCGGCGCCCTGCCGCTCCTGCTCGGTGATGCTCGCCCACTTCGGCGTACGCCCCGTCGACCTCACCGCCAACGGCGCGGCCACCGCGGCCGAGAAGGGCTGA
- a CDS encoding HNH endonuclease, translated as MTTGRLGQQAAPPNAAYAGQVVHFPDPVRASRHPRGVRIDANGHPDFSPYARAAAEIAEPPEGFGIDELRLTDYVSANAALAATGHELWDTIPAVATPHGWTWHHVSGSRRMELVPVDVKPLLRHHAGLSTTSVDHERRGTRPLQGTRPAHFRLPKGAVAVSETQILGAEEDLGYRLPGAYRSFLKAAGGSAPVGTALDPELGLLVDQPFFTVREEAAVNDLVYVNKCLRDHFTKDFLGVAFVQGGLLAVKVKGSGIGSVWFCAYDDARDRNEMTVQERSDRLLVQCGADFDAFLQRLAGSPQELETVANLMVDGGFARAVPVEG; from the coding sequence ATGACGACAGGTCGGCTCGGGCAGCAAGCCGCGCCACCGAACGCGGCCTACGCCGGGCAGGTCGTGCACTTCCCGGACCCGGTCCGGGCGTCGCGCCACCCGAGGGGTGTACGGATCGACGCGAACGGTCATCCGGACTTCTCCCCTTACGCGCGCGCTGCCGCGGAGATCGCCGAGCCGCCGGAGGGTTTCGGCATCGACGAACTCCGGCTCACGGACTACGTGTCGGCCAACGCCGCGCTGGCGGCGACCGGTCACGAGCTGTGGGACACGATCCCGGCGGTGGCGACCCCGCACGGCTGGACCTGGCACCACGTGTCGGGCAGCCGGCGGATGGAACTCGTACCGGTCGACGTGAAGCCGCTGTTGCGCCACCACGCCGGTCTGTCGACGACGTCGGTGGACCACGAGCGGCGCGGCACGCGGCCGTTGCAGGGCACCCGGCCCGCGCACTTCCGGCTGCCGAAGGGTGCCGTCGCGGTGTCCGAGACGCAGATCCTGGGCGCCGAGGAGGACTTGGGTTACCGGCTGCCGGGCGCGTACCGCTCGTTCCTGAAGGCGGCGGGCGGTTCGGCCCCGGTGGGTACCGCGCTCGATCCCGAGCTGGGGCTGCTGGTGGACCAGCCGTTCTTCACGGTGCGCGAGGAGGCGGCGGTCAACGACCTCGTCTACGTCAACAAGTGCCTGCGGGACCACTTCACCAAGGACTTCCTGGGCGTCGCGTTCGTCCAGGGCGGTCTGCTGGCGGTGAAGGTGAAGGGCAGTGGCATCGGTTCGGTCTGGTTCTGCGCGTACGACGACGCGCGCGACCGGAACGAGATGACGGTGCAGGAGCGTTCCGACCGGCTGCTGGTGCAGTGCGGCGCGGACTTCGACGCGTTCCTCCAGCGCCTCGCGGGCAGCCCGCAGGAGCTGGAGACGGTGGCGAACCTGATGGTGGACGGCGGCTTCGCGCGCGCCGTCCCGGTGGAGGGCTGA